The DNA region GCTACAGCATCGGCGCGGTGCCGTTCCTCGACAAGCCGGAGGTGGTGAACTGGGTCCTCACCTCCTGGTACATGGCCGTCACCGTCATCTTCTTCGCGATGGTGATGTCGGAGGATACCGAAGCGCGGCTCGACATGCTGCGCCGCGGCCTGATCGTCGGCGCGATGATTGCCTCGCTTGCGGGCATCGCCGGCTACTTTCATCTGGTGCCTGGCGGCTATGATCTGCTGACGCTGTATGACCGCGCCCGCGGCACCTTCAAGGATCCAAACGTGCTCGGCGCGTTCCTGATCCTGCCGGCGCTGTTCACGCTGCAAAGCGTGGTCACCGACCGCTTCGGCAAGGCGTTCCGCAACGCGATCGCCTTCGGCATCATCTCGCTTGCGATCCTGCTCTCGTTCTCCCGCGCCGCCTGGGGCGGCCTGATCGTCACCGCGGCCTTCATGCTGGCGCTGATGGTGTTCACCAGCCGCTCGCAGGCGCAACGCTCGCGCATCATCGTGATGACCCTGATCGCCGCGATCCTGGCCGTTGCGCTGATCGCGGTGCTGCTGTCGATCGGCTCGGTCGCCGACATGTTCAAGCAGCGCGCGAGCTTCGACCAGAGTTACGACGAAGGCCGCTTCGGCCGGTTCGGCCGCCACATCCTCGGCGCCCAGATGGCACTCGAGCTGCCGTTCGGCATCGGGCCGCTGCAATTCCACACCTACTTCCCCGAGGACACCCACAATTCGTTCCTCAACGCCTTCATGTCGGGCGGCTGGATCTCGGGCATCTGTTATCCGGCGCTGGTGTTCGTCAGCGCGATCGTCGGCTTCCGCTATGTCTACAAGCGGGTGCCGTGGCAGCGCGACTATCTGGCGATCTTCTCGGCATTCCTCGGCATCGTCGGCGAGAGCTTCATCATCGATACCGACCATTGGCGGCAC from Bradyrhizobium sp. B124 includes:
- a CDS encoding O-antigen ligase family protein is translated as MAYAATAGTSHSPASAPPGVLALQRALVWLAGASIAIVFIEPSPYELVTLTACVLFFGTGLRMQLVFMPLLFALIVLNVGYSIGAVPFLDKPEVVNWVLTSWYMAVTVIFFAMVMSEDTEARLDMLRRGLIVGAMIASLAGIAGYFHLVPGGYDLLTLYDRARGTFKDPNVLGAFLILPALFTLQSVVTDRFGKAFRNAIAFGIISLAILLSFSRAAWGGLIVTAAFMLALMVFTSRSQAQRSRIIVMTLIAAILAVALIAVLLSIGSVADMFKQRASFDQSYDEGRFGRFGRHILGAQMALELPFGIGPLQFHTYFPEDTHNSFLNAFMSGGWISGICYPALVFVSAIVGFRYVYKRVPWQRDYLAIFSAFLGIVGESFIIDTDHWRHFWLMLGTMWGMYAAAERTRATPAEVSGEISAAA